TTTGTCGGTAACAGCTGCAAATGCGACATGGCCGGATAAAAACGAAAGCGCGATCAGCGCTGGCAGAAAACGAGATTTCATGCGGAATCCTTGGTGGTGAGCGTGTCCTGACTGGACGCAGTTGCAGCTACAGACCGCGGTGCGAGTGGAAATATTTCGGCCAGCGGCACATCCAGATTTGTCGCCAGCGCAGCACCGGTTTGGGTCAACAGTGTCTTGAGTTCCGGCGAAAATTGATCGCTCGACATTTTATCCGGCGGCCGCATCGAAAAATGATAGTCACCTGCGGCGTACAAGCTGCGCAAGCTGACCGCGCGCAGATCGCTGACCAGCATCCACTCGCCTTTTTCATTGCGCTGGATCAGGCCCGCGACGATCAAATCATCGAGATAACCCTGCAGCAGATCGTCATTCAAAAATGTATGTTTCAAACACACGTCGCGACTGTGCAAACCGCGTCCCTGCGCTTGCGCGGCGGCGAAATCCGCGAGCACGACGAGTAACCCGGCAAACTCCTGACCGATCGGCAAACGCTCAGCCTCGGGACGATAATCGAATGCCGCGATCGAGGCGGTGATCGAGGCGCCAAGCAGCACGATGATCCACGACAGGTAAATCCAGAACAGGAAAATCGGCACCATCGCCAGGGTGCCGTAAACCTGCTCGAAACTCGCATAGGTGCTGACATACACCGCAAATCCATACTTCGCGAGTTCGAACAACAGCGCCGCAATCGCGCCGCCGATGATCGCATCGCGCACGCGCACGCTGCGATTGGGGATGACCACGTAACTCGATGTCAGTGCGACCCACGTCAGCATTAATGGCAGCACGCTCAGCAGCCGCGCCTTGAGCGCGAACTGCGATGCGGCGGCGTCGATCAACGGCAACGCAAACACATACGAACTCACGCCGAGCGCGGCGATCAGCAATAGCGGTCCGAGGCTCAGCGCAGCCCAATACATCAGCACGCGCGCCACCGCGGTGCGCGAACTCGGCACGTGCCAGATGCGGTTGTACGCATCCTCGATACTGGTCATCAGCGACACCGCGCTGAACAGCAGCACCAGCACGCCGATCGCGGTGGCCTTGCTCGCGTTATCGGCAAACTGGGTGAGATAGGTTTGCACCACCTTGCCCGCGGCCGGTACAAAGTTGTCGAATACAAAATTGGTGAGTTGATCGCGCCACGTGGCGAACACCGGAAACGCCGACAGAATGCCGAGCACCGCCGCCGTCAACGGCACTAGCGAAAACAGCGTGGTGTAGGCCAGCGCGCCCGAAGCCTGCAGGCAGCGCTGATCGAAGAAACGCTGCCACATAAAACGCACGAAGGCATTCGCGCGATGGCGGTCGAAGTGCAGAGTCATGGCAAACTGCGTCGGCGAAAACGATACATGGCGATGAGGGTAACGTATCGTTGCGACCAGCCCAAGTGTGTGAAACCGCAATCGCAAATTGACCAGCATGAGAACCGCATGAGCGATATCCTGATTTTGTACTACAGCCGTAGCGGCGCCACCGCGCAACTGGCGCGATTGATCGCGCGCGGCGTCGAAGAAGTGAGCGGCATGCAGGCGCGTTTGCGCAGCGTGCCGCCGGTGGCGCCCGTGACCGAAATCGCGGCGCCGCCTGAACCCGAGGAAGGTGCGGCGTATGTGCAACTGAGCGATTTGCGCGAATGCGCCGGACTGATTCTCGGCAGCCCGACGCGCTTCGGCAACATGGCTGCACCGCTCAAGCACTTCATCGATTCGACCAGCAGCGAATGGCTGTCCGGCGCGCTCACCGGCAAACCCGCGGCGGTATTTACCTCGACCGGTACACAGCACGGCGGCCAGGAATCCACGCTGCTCTCGATGATGTTGCCGCTGCTGCATCACGGCATGTTGCTGCTCGGAATTCCTTTCACCGAGGCGCGCCTCAGCAGCACCAGCGGCGGTGGCACACCCTACGGCGCGAGCCATGTCGCCGGTACGCGCGGCGAAAATACGATCAGCGCAGACGAGCGTGAACTGTGCCGCGCGCTCGGGCGCCGCGTGGCCGACGTCGCGCGCCGGCTCGGAGCCAGCGCATGAGCGCACAACGTGTTGGTGGACTCGCCTTGCTTGGCCTGATCGTGCTGCAAATCGTCTGGCATGCGTGGTTGTTTCCACCCGAACGCGCGCCGCTCGTGCTCGTGTTAGGCATCGCCTTGTTGCCGCTGCTGCCGGCGGTGCTGGCGTATCCGCGCAATCCGCGGCGCGGGCTGTTGCTGGCCGGCATCGTCTGCCTATTTTATTTTTGTCACGGCGTTGCCGAGGCATACAGCGCACCAAGCGAGCGCTGGCTGGCGCTCGCTGAAGTCGTGCTGAGCATCGTCATCATCGGCGTGCTCGGCTGGCAATCTCGCGGCTACAAACGGCCGCCGAAAAAACTCGACGCATAAGCGCAGCGGAGAATCGCCATGACATTTGTGCAAGCACCGCCGCAGCTCGGCAATCAGTATCAAGACGACGATGTGCTGCGCGGATTCCTGCGCCGAGTGTTGCCCATGGCAACATTGGCGGCGATCGAAAACGATCTTGTTACGATCGGCGATTATGCGGCGCAGGCGTGGGCGCTCGCCCGGCAGCGCAGCGCTATCGAACCGACCTTGATGACATGGGATGCGTGGGGTCAACGCGTTGATCGCATCGAACTCACGCCGGCCTGGCACGATGCGAAAATCATCGCCGCACGACATGGCCTGGTCGCTGCGGGCCATGATTCGACACATGGCGAACACGCACGTGTGCATCAATTCGCGATGGTCTATCTGTTCCATAACGCCAGCGAATTTTATTCGTGCCCGCTGGCGATGACCGACGGCGCCGCGACCGTGATCAAAGCGTCCGCCAATACGTATTTGATCGAGCGCGCCTTGCCGCATTATTTTTCGCGTGATCCGGCGCAGCACTGGATTTCCGGACAGTGGATGACCGAGACCAGCGGCGGTTCGGACATCGGCGGTACGGAAACATCGGCGCACGAAATCGATGCGCAATGGCATTTGTCCGGACGCAAATGGTTCACCTCGGCGGTGCATGCGAACACCGCGTTGGTGCTGGCGCGGCCCGCCGGCAATGCGGACGGCGCCGATAGTCTTGCATTGTTTTATATCGAACCGCGCGATGCCGACGGTCACTGGCGCGGCATCGAAATCGACAAGCTCAAGCACAAGCTCGGCACACGCGAACTGCCGACCGCGGAAATCCATCTGCACGATGCGCCGGCAATACTGGTCGGCGAAAAACGCAACGGCGTGCGTGCGGTCGCACCGATGCTCAACGTCACGCGCACGTGGAACGCGATCTGCGCGCTCGCGACGATGCGCCGCGGCATTGCACTGGCACGTGATTACGCGCAACGGCGCAACGTGTTCGGCCGTGCGCTGATCGAACAACCGCTGCATCGCGATACGCTCGCGGGCATGCAGGCGGAATTCGAGGCGTGTTTTCAGTTGACGTTTTTCCTGACCGAATTGCTCGGTCGGGTGCAGGCGAATGTCGGCAAGCCCGATGAGGTTTTATTGCTGCGTTTGCTCACGCCGATCGTGAAACTCTGGACCGGCAAACAGGCGGTCACGATCGCTTCGGAGGCCTGCGAATGTTTCGGCGGTGCCGGCTATCTGGAA
The sequence above is drawn from the Pseudolysobacter antarcticus genome and encodes:
- a CDS encoding DUF2069 domain-containing protein, with protein sequence MSAQRVGGLALLGLIVLQIVWHAWLFPPERAPLVLVLGIALLPLLPAVLAYPRNPRRGLLLAGIVCLFYFCHGVAEAYSAPSERWLALAEVVLSIVIIGVLGWQSRGYKRPPKKLDA
- a CDS encoding acyl-CoA dehydrogenase family protein codes for the protein MTFVQAPPQLGNQYQDDDVLRGFLRRVLPMATLAAIENDLVTIGDYAAQAWALARQRSAIEPTLMTWDAWGQRVDRIELTPAWHDAKIIAARHGLVAAGHDSTHGEHARVHQFAMVYLFHNASEFYSCPLAMTDGAATVIKASANTYLIERALPHYFSRDPAQHWISGQWMTETSGGSDIGGTETSAHEIDAQWHLSGRKWFTSAVHANTALVLARPAGNADGADSLALFYIEPRDADGHWRGIEIDKLKHKLGTRELPTAEIHLHDAPAILVGEKRNGVRAVAPMLNVTRTWNAICALATMRRGIALARDYAQRRNVFGRALIEQPLHRDTLAGMQAEFEACFQLTFFLTELLGRVQANVGKPDEVLLLRLLTPIVKLWTGKQAVTIASEACECFGGAGYLEDSGIPQLLRDAQVFSIWEGTSNVLALDFLRALQAPESLRVLLDAQQRWLDASISDELADCAREARNTMIKNTDSIRESQQGSRENLEAGARRAAIGIARSLALALLIRHAAWALSVENDPRPAAAAQRFSAHGLANAGKDHSIDDAQLLTSRSPR
- a CDS encoding YihY family inner membrane protein, with protein sequence MTLHFDRHRANAFVRFMWQRFFDQRCLQASGALAYTTLFSLVPLTAAVLGILSAFPVFATWRDQLTNFVFDNFVPAAGKVVQTYLTQFADNASKATAIGVLVLLFSAVSLMTSIEDAYNRIWHVPSSRTAVARVLMYWAALSLGPLLLIAALGVSSYVFALPLIDAAASQFALKARLLSVLPLMLTWVALTSSYVVIPNRSVRVRDAIIGGAIAALLFELAKYGFAVYVSTYASFEQVYGTLAMVPIFLFWIYLSWIIVLLGASITASIAAFDYRPEAERLPIGQEFAGLLVVLADFAAAQAQGRGLHSRDVCLKHTFLNDDLLQGYLDDLIVAGLIQRNEKGEWMLVSDLRAVSLRSLYAAGDYHFSMRPPDKMSSDQFSPELKTLLTQTGAALATNLDVPLAEIFPLAPRSVAATASSQDTLTTKDSA
- the wrbA gene encoding NAD(P)H:quinone oxidoreductase, with protein sequence MSDILILYYSRSGATAQLARLIARGVEEVSGMQARLRSVPPVAPVTEIAAPPEPEEGAAYVQLSDLRECAGLILGSPTRFGNMAAPLKHFIDSTSSEWLSGALTGKPAAVFTSTGTQHGGQESTLLSMMLPLLHHGMLLLGIPFTEARLSSTSGGGTPYGASHVAGTRGENTISADERELCRALGRRVADVARRLGASA